Proteins found in one Sardina pilchardus chromosome 11, fSarPil1.1, whole genome shotgun sequence genomic segment:
- the orc6 gene encoding origin recognition complex subunit 6 isoform X4, whose amino-acid sequence MEKEMFIRLASKMAITSSKILCQAEEYMRLSQVKCTGLGNSTATSKAVICLELAATSLKFPLDKEYAIKLSGLNKKLYQSNLRSMECMLGLNTNLGLRDLAVQYGCMDAVKVAGQILQRYEESLPAAQQDLDLAKPLFTTAALFTACKCMKIKVDRKLATSSGVKKGVFDRLCSQLQAIGQQVCSKASQSKEPVKKGQKRQKTLAESFEQQEEGLSFLQK is encoded by the exons ATGGAAAAGGAAATGTTTATCAGGCTTGCGTCGAAAATGGCGATTACATCTTCTAAAATACTATG TCAAGCAGAGGAATATATGCGGTTATCTCAGGTGAAATGCACGGGCCTAGGCAACAGCACGGCCACTAGCAAAGCAGTCATATGCCTAGAACTGGCAGCAACATCCTTGAAGTTTCCCTTAGACAAG GAATATGCAATCAAATTATCTGGGCTGAATAAGAAGTTGTATCAAAGCAACCTCCGATCTATGGAGTGCATGCTTGGACTTAACACAAACCTCGGACTCCGAGACCTGGCTGTCCAGTACGGGTGCATGGATGCAGTGAAAGTTGCTGGTCAGATACTTCAGCG ATATGAGGAGAGTCTGCCTGCTGCTCAACAAGATCTAGATCTGGCAAAACCCCTTTTCACAACAGCTGCCTTGTTTACAGCATGCAA GTGCATGAAAATCAAAGTTGACAGAAAGCTGGCGACTTCATCCGGAGTTAAGAAGGGCGTCTTTGACCGACTTTGTTCTCAGCTGCAGGCCATAGGACAGCAAGTCTGTa GTAAAGCGTCTCAGTCGAAGGAGCCGGTGAAGAAGGGGCAGAAAAGACAGAAGACTCTAGCAGAGAGCTTTGAGCAGCAGGAGGAAG GGTTGTCCTTTCTTCAAAAATAA
- the orc6 gene encoding origin recognition complex subunit 6 isoform X2 translates to MEKEMFIRLASKMAITSSKILCQAEEYMRLSQVKCTGLGNSTATSKAVICLELAATSLKFPLDKEYAIKLSGLNKKLYQSNLRSMECMLGLNTNLGLRDLAVQYGCMDAVKVAGQILQRYEESLPAAQQDLDLAKPLFTTAALFTACKCMKIKVDRKLATSSGVKKGVFDRLCSQLQAIGQQVCSKASQSKEPVKKGQKRQKTLAESFEQQEEEEVLPTSPKQRREEESEASVKEDYQEWKRKILENALKSKKADALETNCNL, encoded by the exons ATGGAAAAGGAAATGTTTATCAGGCTTGCGTCGAAAATGGCGATTACATCTTCTAAAATACTATG TCAAGCAGAGGAATATATGCGGTTATCTCAGGTGAAATGCACGGGCCTAGGCAACAGCACGGCCACTAGCAAAGCAGTCATATGCCTAGAACTGGCAGCAACATCCTTGAAGTTTCCCTTAGACAAG GAATATGCAATCAAATTATCTGGGCTGAATAAGAAGTTGTATCAAAGCAACCTCCGATCTATGGAGTGCATGCTTGGACTTAACACAAACCTCGGACTCCGAGACCTGGCTGTCCAGTACGGGTGCATGGATGCAGTGAAAGTTGCTGGTCAGATACTTCAGCG ATATGAGGAGAGTCTGCCTGCTGCTCAACAAGATCTAGATCTGGCAAAACCCCTTTTCACAACAGCTGCCTTGTTTACAGCATGCAA GTGCATGAAAATCAAAGTTGACAGAAAGCTGGCGACTTCATCCGGAGTTAAGAAGGGCGTCTTTGACCGACTTTGTTCTCAGCTGCAGGCCATAGGACAGCAAGTCTGTa GTAAAGCGTCTCAGTCGAAGGAGCCGGTGAAGAAGGGGCAGAAAAGACAGAAGACTCTAGCAGAGAGCTTTGAGCAGCAGGAGGAAG AGGAGGTCTTGCCAACATCCCCCAAGCAACGGAGGGAAGAGGAGTCTGAGGCGAGCGTGAAAGAGGATTACCAAGAATGGAAAAGGAAAATCTTAGAAAATGCGCTCAAGTCAAAGAAAGCGGATGCTTTAGAAACAAATTGTAATTTATAA
- the orc6 gene encoding origin recognition complex subunit 6 isoform X3: MEKEMFIRLASKMAITSSKILCQAEEYMRLSQVKCTGLGNSTATSKAVICLELAATSLKFPLDKEYAIKLSGLNKKLYQSNLRSMECMLGLNTNLGLRDLAVQYGCMDAVKVAGQILQRYEESLPAAQQDLDLAKPLFTTAALFTACKCMKIKVDRKLATSSGVKKGVFDRLCSQLQAIGQQVCSKASQSKEPVKKGQKRQKTLAESFEQQEEAMPKFQKCLGGREDWQHDRQALPLLCS; encoded by the exons ATGGAAAAGGAAATGTTTATCAGGCTTGCGTCGAAAATGGCGATTACATCTTCTAAAATACTATG TCAAGCAGAGGAATATATGCGGTTATCTCAGGTGAAATGCACGGGCCTAGGCAACAGCACGGCCACTAGCAAAGCAGTCATATGCCTAGAACTGGCAGCAACATCCTTGAAGTTTCCCTTAGACAAG GAATATGCAATCAAATTATCTGGGCTGAATAAGAAGTTGTATCAAAGCAACCTCCGATCTATGGAGTGCATGCTTGGACTTAACACAAACCTCGGACTCCGAGACCTGGCTGTCCAGTACGGGTGCATGGATGCAGTGAAAGTTGCTGGTCAGATACTTCAGCG ATATGAGGAGAGTCTGCCTGCTGCTCAACAAGATCTAGATCTGGCAAAACCCCTTTTCACAACAGCTGCCTTGTTTACAGCATGCAA GTGCATGAAAATCAAAGTTGACAGAAAGCTGGCGACTTCATCCGGAGTTAAGAAGGGCGTCTTTGACCGACTTTGTTCTCAGCTGCAGGCCATAGGACAGCAAGTCTGTa GTAAAGCGTCTCAGTCGAAGGAGCCGGTGAAGAAGGGGCAGAAAAGACAGAAGACTCTAGCAGAGAGCTTTGAGCAGCAGGAGGAAG CCATGCCTAAATTTCAAAAATGCCTTGGAGGGAGGGAAGACTGGCAGCATGACAGGCAGGCTCTGCCATTACTGTGCAGCTGA
- the orc6 gene encoding origin recognition complex subunit 6 isoform X1 codes for MEKEMFIRLASKMAITSSKILCQAEEYMRLSQVKCTGLGNSTATSKAVICLELAATSLKFPLDKEYAIKLSGLNKKLYQSNLRSMECMLGLNTNLGLRDLAVQYGCMDAVKVAGQILQRYEESLPAAQQDLDLAKPLFTTAALFTACKCMKIKVDRKLATSSGVKKGVFDRLCSQLQAIGQQVCSKASQSKEPVKKGQKRQKTLAESFEQQEEAEEVLPTSPKQRREEESEASVKEDYQEWKRKILENALKSKKADALETNCNL; via the exons ATGGAAAAGGAAATGTTTATCAGGCTTGCGTCGAAAATGGCGATTACATCTTCTAAAATACTATG TCAAGCAGAGGAATATATGCGGTTATCTCAGGTGAAATGCACGGGCCTAGGCAACAGCACGGCCACTAGCAAAGCAGTCATATGCCTAGAACTGGCAGCAACATCCTTGAAGTTTCCCTTAGACAAG GAATATGCAATCAAATTATCTGGGCTGAATAAGAAGTTGTATCAAAGCAACCTCCGATCTATGGAGTGCATGCTTGGACTTAACACAAACCTCGGACTCCGAGACCTGGCTGTCCAGTACGGGTGCATGGATGCAGTGAAAGTTGCTGGTCAGATACTTCAGCG ATATGAGGAGAGTCTGCCTGCTGCTCAACAAGATCTAGATCTGGCAAAACCCCTTTTCACAACAGCTGCCTTGTTTACAGCATGCAA GTGCATGAAAATCAAAGTTGACAGAAAGCTGGCGACTTCATCCGGAGTTAAGAAGGGCGTCTTTGACCGACTTTGTTCTCAGCTGCAGGCCATAGGACAGCAAGTCTGTa GTAAAGCGTCTCAGTCGAAGGAGCCGGTGAAGAAGGGGCAGAAAAGACAGAAGACTCTAGCAGAGAGCTTTGAGCAGCAGGAGGAAG CAGAGGAGGTCTTGCCAACATCCCCCAAGCAACGGAGGGAAGAGGAGTCTGAGGCGAGCGTGAAAGAGGATTACCAAGAATGGAAAAGGAAAATCTTAGAAAATGCGCTCAAGTCAAAGAAAGCGGATGCTTTAGAAACAAATTGTAATTTATAA